One stretch of Ananas comosus cultivar F153 linkage group 6, ASM154086v1, whole genome shotgun sequence DNA includes these proteins:
- the LOC109711872 gene encoding vacuolar protein sorting-associated protein 32 homolog 2-like yields MFSRLFGKPKGVEDPVSTIEKLTETLRLLEKKEGVLQKKAAAEVEKAKQFTKVKNKKAAIQCLKKKRLYEQQVEQLGNFQLRIHDQMIMLESAKATTETVQALRTGAQVMKAMQKATNIDSVDKTMDEINEQTETMKQIQEALSAPIGIAADFDEDELEAELEELESLELEDQLLQPTTVPAQPAKQVSVVGKSTLRPSKEHNADEDELAKLQAEMAM; encoded by the exons ATGTTTTCTAGGCTTTTTGGAAAGCCTAAAGGTGTGGAAGATCCAGTGAGCACCATCGAGAAGTTAACTGAG ACACTCCGATTGTTAGAGAAAAAGGAAGGAGTTCTACAAAAGAAGGCTGCTGCTGAAGTTGAAAAGGCCAAGCAATTCACCAAAGTGAAGAACAAAAAAG CTGCAATACAATGTTTGAAGAAGAAACGACTCTACGAGCAACAAGTCGAACAGCTTGGTAATTTTCAATTAAGGATTCATGATCAG ATGATCATGCTGGAGAGTGCAAAAGCAACAACAGAAACTGTTCAGGCACTGAGAACTGGAGCACAAGTCATGAAGGCTATGCAGAAAGCGAC TAACATTGACAGTGTCGACAAGACTATGGATGAAATAAATGAGCAGACCGAAACCATGAAACAGATACAGGAAGCTCTATCTGCTCCTATCGGAATAGCAGCCGATTTTGATGAG GATGAATTGGAAGCGGAACTTGAAGAATTGGAGAGTTTGGAGTTAGAGGATCAGCTTCTCCAGCCAACGACTGTTCCTGCTCAACCAGCGAAGCAGGTTTCGGTGGTTGGAAAATCGACTCTTCGACCTTCGAAGGAACATAATGCCGACGAAGATGAACTCGCCAAATTACAAGCTGAAATGGCCATGTGA
- the LOC109711870 gene encoding uncharacterized protein LOC109711870, with protein sequence MADRGGKGWSAGKGKAPSVPNQGALNGEDPASFKRPVHVDIDSSDESEGFIEDQSQASGKSNGKAPKKVPLDGLKTGGKASNLASAGKGDSGKGGKSFNAGKAEGKGSLPHAKPPTAEVDLKLELDIPKNSRVLMDCEAAEVLQDIHDHMTILSEDPTIKIPESFNKAFQYSKNGSQYTDAKSVRQVLETLKTCGVNDGEICMIGNVCPETVEEAYGLVPSLKANRQTNEGPIREALTTLVKLKSSK encoded by the exons ATGGCGGATAGAGGTGGAAAGGGGTGGTCTGCGGGGAAGGGGAAGGCCCCTTCGGTCCCAAACCAAG GAGCTCTGAATGGAGAAGATCCCGCATCTTTCAAGAGGCCAGTGCATGTTGACATAGATTCTTCAGATGAATCTGAAG GTTTTATTGAGGATCAAAGTCAGGCTTCTGGAAAGTCGAATGGAAAGGCACCAAAGAAGGTCCCACTTGATGGTTTAAAAACTGGTGGAAAGGCTTCAAATTTGGCCTCAGCTGGTAAAG GTGACTCGGGCAAAGGGGGAAAATCTTTTAATGCAGGGAAGGCTGAGGGAAAAGGATCGCTACCGCATGCAAAGCCTCCTACAGCGGAAGTAGATCTGAAGTTAGAGCTAG ATATTCCAAAAAATTCTAGAGTACTAATGGATTGTGAAGCAGCAGAAGTATTGCAAGATATCCATGACCACATGACTATCTTATCGGAGGACCCTACAATAAAAATACCTGA aTCCTTCAACAAAGCATTCCAGTATTCGAAAAATGGTAGCCAGTATACTGATGCAAAGTCTGTGAGACAAGTGTTAGA AACTCTTAAAACTTGTGGGGTCAATGATGGCGAG ATATGCATGATAGGTAATGTTTGTCCAGAGACTGTTGAAGAAGCTTATGGTCTTGTACCGTCACTGAAG GCCAATAGACAAACGAATGAAGGACCAATCAGGGAAGCACTTACTACCCTGGTGAAGTTGAAAAGTTCTAAGTAA